GCACGATCCTCACAGATAACGGCAAAGAGTTCTCGGATCGTCTGTTTGGCAAGCACGAGAAGCAACCAAGCGGTGATCACGAGTTTGATTTACTGTGCAAGGAACTCGGTATAGAGCACCGACTCACACGGCCCAGAACGCCACGTACCAACGGAATGGTGGAGCGCTTCAACGGAAGGCTCAGCCAAGTGCTGCGCACGCATCACTTCAACAGTGCAGAGGATCTAGAGAAGACGCTTCATCGCTTTGTGTGGCTGTACAACCAGCAGATTCCACAGAAAGCTCTGCGGCATGAAACGCCCGTTCAGGCCCTCAAGCGATGGCAGGCGTCACATCCAAAATTGTTTGAAAAGAACGTGCGCAATCATCCGGGACCTGACATCTAACGTTTGCAAAAATCGATATGTCAGAGCCAACAACATCGTTCAGCCAGGCGCCGCAGGAAGAACCTTCGACAGCGCCCAATCGTCGCACTTTGCGGAAAGTCTCGCCCGGCGCTTTGTTGGCTTTGGGTGTCATAGCCGGTGGATCTTTATCATCCGTCTTTGCGGCAACGGCAAGGGACGACTTTATCGCTGTGCAAGAAGGTACTACGGTTGCTGGGGACGTAGGGACTAACGATGATTTCGTCGCTGGGCAAGCGACCTTTACCGCTGCCAATCCTTCTGATCTGGTATTTACAAATCCATCCCAAGGCACTTATTCCCTGTCCCAGAGTGCTAGCCCTTCTCCCTTGCCCTATGGATTCAATCAGTACTCCTATGGGTACACCTTGTCGGAGGGGAGCTCAAGCACCCCCGCCAGCCTCGCTGTTTATGTCAACAGCAACACGAACACCGTCTTTCCCAAGGCGGATTCCTACTCGATTCCGGCGAATCAGCCGTTTGTGTTCAAACCCTATGCCAACGATGACGTCAGTAAAACAACTGCACCGATCACCGCATTGAACTTGCGGTCCACGGCAAACGGAAAGTTGATTGACCTGAGCTCTGGGAGTTTCGATCCCAACGCGAGCTTTCTCTACATTCCTGATGTGGGATTTTCGGGGTTCGACAATTCGGTTTACGTTGTAATGGAGCCGAATTCAAACACTTTCATGGGCTACGCGAGCGCTGCGGCAGTGATTTCTTTCCAGGTCAACGCAGCACCTGTTCCACCAGCCCCACCGGCACCGCCGTCGGCCCCGGCTCCCGCTCCGGGCACTGGCCCGTTGGCAACCAATGACTCCTACGGCATCTATCCCGGATCGTACGTTTACCAAGACGTGACTGTGAACGATAACTGGGGCGACACCGCGTCTGATCCGAGTATGTACGCAGTGGTTACTGTCGTCACACCACCCGCGAATGCGGAAAACTTCCTGTTCGACATTGGCGGGCCGCAAGCGCCCGGGCAGTTCTATTACACGGCCAAGGCTAGCAGCTTTGGTCAGCCAGACTCGTTCACGTATTCGCTTACCAAGTATTGGACCGACAGTAACAACAATCCCATGAGTTCGAGTTCAACCGCTACCGTGACAATCACCCCCGTGACACGCTTGGTGGCCGACACGGTAAACGCTGATGCAGGCGTGCCGCTCAATGCCTCGGTAACCGGAAATGACGACCCGAACCAAATGGCAAGCGGGACATTCCGTGAAGTGGATGCACCGGCACACGGATCACTGACGTTCAACTCTGACGGCACTTACACCTACACGCCCGATGCCACCTATGCAGGCCCGGATCTATTTACGTACAACCTGGAAGAAAAAGACAGCCAGGGTAACGTGCTGGGAACGCATCAAAAGGTCGCGGTCAATATTACGGTAACGGCGGCACCACCACCACCACCACCACCACCTGCGCCATCGCCATCACCATCACCATCACCATCGCCATCACCATCGCCGTCACCCGCTCCATCACCTGTACCGGGTGAAGTGCAAGCGGTGCCGGCAATGAACGGCGCAGGATTGGCTGGCCTGTCCACGTTGTTGGCTGGCGTGGCCGCGTTGGCCCAGCGTCGCCGACGTCGAGGCACGAATCAACAAGACCGATAAGCGGTGCGAACAAGGCCTTGAACCACGGTTTAAGGCTTTGATTTAGCCTGTCAGCACTGCAGGGCTGCGGCACGACCCTTCGCAGAGTCCATAGCGAGGATCCGGCCCAAGGGACACACGCCACCCAAAAGCGAACGCACGGGGTGGATGCCCCACGCCATTTGGTCTACCGAAGACATAAGATGTGTCCCCGCGACATTGTTGCCGTTGTAGTTCACATGCATTCACTGACTCAGCCGCAGCCTTTGTTCCGACGAAATGAGTAACGGCGTCCCAACGGTTCGATCCGAAAAATGGCTTCTTGCTTGTTTGAATCCCGTATATCGTCATCTGCCCAACGCAGAATCTGCTGACCAACGGCCTCTACCTGAGGCATCACCGATGCGCAACAACTGCTCAGTTGCATGTGAATCACATGTACTCAGCTTTGGTGGACAAAAGCACATGCACGTATCCCCCATTTGTAGTCGCTTTCGGGTGCATGCTGCAGTTCTCGCGTGGTTCGCCTGAGCCTGTACGGCACAATAGGTTGGGCAGGAGAGTGATTTTCCGGTTCGACGGGGCGATAGAGTGACTGCAATCATTGCCGCGCACAGATTTTGACAACGGCTGCCAACTGCAAAATTTGATGAATTTTAATCAACTGAAACGCCATCGATGACTGCCACCATATTGATGACTTATCGGGAGTTGAATCCTGAGCGCCGCAACAACCTTATGACCACTATGCGATGGTTGGCGCAGGAAGCCCCTCAGGTCCCATTGTTGATTGTGGAACAGGATACTCAGCCGCGTTTGTTCGGTGAGTTGCCTCATCCCAATTTTCAGAGCATTTTTGCATTCAACCCGCATGGATTCAACCGCTCATGGGGCTTCAACGTAGGCACGCGTATGACCCAATCAAAGGTCATGGTATTCACAGATGCGGATCTGATCGTGCGGGGTCAGTTGCGCCCGATGATCGATGCGTGCGAGCACCAATATCCGGTCGTCAAACCCTATGAAAGTGTGCGCGATCTCAGCGAAACAGAAAGCGAGACTTTGCACCAGGGTCATTGGGATCACGTACCTGCTCCCCGCCCTGAAGCGCTGCGTGAAAAATTGATGATACCCGGCGGAATGTTTGCCATACGGCGCGACGCATTTTTTCATATCGGTGGCTGGGACGAGCGCTTTGTGGGCTGGGGCGGCGAAGACAATGCATTGGCTATCAAATTGGAGCGGGCACGCATTCAAGCGAGCGTGATACCGGGAATGGCCTTGCATCTATGGCACGCGCGTGCGGATGCTCAAATGGATCAACAGCTCTACCAGAACAATTTGGCGCTGCTCGACAGTCTGATCCAATGCAGTGAAGCTCGTATGGCGCGAATGGTCGAAGTACAGCGCCAAATTATGGGCTACCAAGAAAAATATCGCCCTACCAATTTCGCAAAATGACCATCCAGCGCCGCCCCAAACCCATTGCGGGATTCACCGCCGTGTCTGAGTCGTTCCCCCTCACCGCATTGCCTGCACTTCGGACACCTAGTACGCATTTGATGATAGGAACACCAGCTTACGGCGGTATGGTGCACCTTGACTATCTCAATTCACTACTGGCCTATCAGCAAGCAGGCATTAGCTACACGTTGGCAGGAATTGGCAACGAAAGCCTCATCACTCGGGCCAGAAATACCCTGCTTTCGATGTTCTGGGCGAATGATGCGTACTCGCACCTGCTTTTTCTGGATGCCGATGTGAGCTTGCCGCCCGAAGCGCTCAAACACATGCTGGCTCAAGAGCGTGATGTGATTGGCGCACCAGTAGCACTGAAAGGGCGCAACGCACAGGGCGCGCGAATTTTCAACATTGGGCGCTGTTTGGGTGAAGCGGGTGAGCAAATTCTGGTGGAACACATCGGTACTGCCGCTTTGCTGCTAAGTCGCAAAGCCGTTGGTGCCTTGGTGAAGCAAGCCATCCAACAAGGTAGGGTGTACAAAAACTCCCGTGAAACGCTGCGCGGTGATTACGCTGCAGATACGCCGATGTACGACGTGTTCCAGGTCGGGGTGGTAGATGACGGATATATGTCGGAAGACTTCTGGGTCTGTCGCCAGTTACGTGCACTGGGTTTCAATATTCATGTGCAAATCGACGTCGTCACGCAGCATCAGGGAGTGATGCCAGCATGACCGTGTCGCAGACTTTGCGCGTCATCAGTTTTTTGGATTCGCGCGCCCCCTCGGCGCAAACGGATCTTTCCTGGCTCGCAATACGACAAATACGCGCATTGGTGAACGCTGGAATCTCTGTGCAATGGCACATTCTGGAAACACCGGCTACTGGGCTTAGTGTCATGCAGACTCAGCCTTTGGTGGCACTTAACGCGGCCGCCATTGAGTACATGGCGCAGCACGATGTACGGCTAGCCGATTTGCCAGCATTGGTGAAACGAACCGTTGTGCAAGGCGACGCGGATATCCTGCTGGCCATAACCTCACCTGAATGGTGGGCTCCATTGCTGGGGAACGCCAAACGGCGCATCGCTTATCTGGAGCGCAACCTGCACTGGCCTCAACACATGCTGTTGCGTCTATGCGCAATGTGCGACGAAGTTTGGCTGCCCGATGCGCAATGGGGAGACACTATTCTCGCAAGCAATGTTGGATTGGAGTTGGCAGTGATACCGCCGATCCGTATGCATCGCATGAGTGGCAATATTGCACAGGATCGCTTGCAGGCCTTTCAAACGTCGCTTGAGATACCGGTAGATAGTCTCGTGTTTCTTTGCGTGCTCGATAACCATGGCATGCAAGCCTGCAGTCATCTGCTGGCGGCGTGGGGCAAGGCTTTTGGTGAGCGCCCGGATGTCAATGTATCGCTGATATTGCATTGCCCACCGCACTTTGTCGATCATACAGTTCATGGCGGATCAGTGCATGCGGCCGACTGGGTCGATACGAAGATGGAATCATCGAAACATTCTGGCATTGTGCTGCTGGATCAAAACCTCAACGCTGAAGGCGCAGAACTGCTGCGCGCTTGCTCGCATATACAGATCGTGACGACCGCAGGCGATGGGCTGGGCCTGCGGGTCATGGATGCGGTTGAAGCAGGTAATGCCGTCGTCGGTCCAGCCACGCAAGGCCTTGAAGGCTTGCTCGGGCCTGATTGGCAGGGTTTCTCGGTGGAGGGTAAATCGCCGACTGATGCCTTGGCACAGGCATTGTGCGATGCCTACGAACATACGTTTGATGAAGGTCCACGTCGCACGGTGATTCAGTGGTACGCGGCAAACCACCTGTCTGAAGCAGCCTTTGTGCAACGCGTATTGCAGCGTTTGCCAACACTGCAGGTTCATGCATGAAGACCTCGAAACGATTCCATTTCATCTGCGGATTGAGTCCGCAGACTGAGCCCTTTCATCTCGTTCACTATCTATGCTTGGCATCTTGCTTGGCCGTGAATCAACCGGACGAGCTGAACGTGCACGTGCGTAACGAACCTTATGGACCTTTGTGGGACAGGATCAAAGGACGCGTAACGCTGCGCCATATCGACGAAGAAAGTACAAAGGGATTTACTCTAGCGTACTACGCTGAGCATGCAGAAGGTCGTTTGATAGCGAAACACGCCAACAACTATGCGCACGAGGCTGATTTCATTCGACTCGCTGTACTGGCGCGCGAGGGCGGCGTCTATGTGGACATTGACACCCTATTCGTCGAGCCCTATCCCGGCAGCTTGTATACCGAGTCCTGCGTACTGTGCGAAGAAGGTGCCTCGCTCTCGGGGGAGGGTGTACTGAGCCCTGTTTTGTGCAACGCAGTGATTTTTGCGCAACCGGGAAGCTCCTTTATCGAGCAGTGGGCTAGAGAAGCCAAGGTCGTTTTCGACGGCACTTGGAGCAAACATTCTTGTCAGCTCGCAACAAAACTCTGGAATCAGCTTCCTGGGCAGTTGCGCATTGCGCCGCGTCAGTGGTTCTATCACTTTGGTTACGACCGCAACGGCATTCGCTCGTTGTTTGAGCATGCCGCTCCTGTCCCTGAGCAACTGATGAGCATTCACTTATGGGCAAGTCTTTGGTGGTCAAAAGAGCGGACAGAACTCACGCGATTTCATGCCGGGCTCCTGGATGAAAATTACGTGTGTCGCAGCCCAAGCACCTACGCAGTGCTTGCTCGGCAGTTTTTGTGAAGTGCGGCGTGAGTCACCACATTAGCGTCCCAGTAAAGGCATTTATTCAAACCGGGCCATGACAACAAGGGTATGCATACGCATGTTGGTATGCAGAAACTTTAGAATGATATGCATCGTCAGCACATGAAAATACCATGCCCACCATTGCGGCCAAAGTCCAGTCCTTGATTTCCGAGCAGATCATCAGCGGCCAATTCAAGCCCGGCACCCGGCTGGATGAGCGCGAGTTGGCGCAGCAGTTCAACGTCTCGCGCACGCCCGTGCGGGAAGCGCTGCGCCAATTGGCGGCGCGCGGGCTCACGCAACTGCTGCCGATGCGCGGCGTGGTGGTCTCGGAGATCAGCGTCAAAGACCTCACCGAAATCCTGCACGCCAACTGCGAGCTCGAAGCCATGTGCGCGCGCTTGGCGGCCGAGTCCATGACCACCATGGAGAAGTCCGAGCTGCAGTACATCCACGAGCGCACCAACGAATACGTGGCCGAGGGCAATCTCGACAAGTACCTCGACGCCAACCGCGAGTTGCACCAGCTCATCCAGGAGGGCGCGCACAACTCCGTCATCTCCAAGATGGTGGGTGAAATTCGCGACCGCCTGAGCCCGTATCGCCAATTCCATCCGGCCGAGACCGATCGCCTCGCCGTCTCGCGCGATGCGCACAAGGAAATCGTCGAAGCCATCATGCAAGGCAACGGCGAAGCCGCCTATCTGGCCATGCGCGCGCACAACGCGCATCTGGGCAATGCGGCATTGCGGGCACTGCGCCAGTCCAAAGAAGCAGAAGATGCCGCGCCTGCGCAGGAGATAGAACCGGCCCGCAAGCGCGCTGCCGTCAAGACGGCAAAGTCCGCCGCGACCACCAAAGCTGCAAAGCCTGCCAAGCCCGAAAAAGCCGTAGCGGCGACACGCACACGTCGAGTTTCGTGACGCATGGATTTTTTGTTTGTATTTTGGTATACCAAAATACGCAACTGATTTAGAATTTTCGGCGGCCTGTCGGCAAGGGCTGCCGCAGGTGTCGATGAAGCACGCGCGTCCTTGCGACAGAACCAGCTGTCTCTCCACGCAATACGACAAGGATGACCACCATGGTGCTCGACACTGCCGGCGCTGACGCGCTGTTTCTCAACGCCCGCTCTCAGAACGGTTTTCTTGCCGACCGCCCTGTCGAGGAGGCCACGCTGCGCCGCCTCTATGAGCTCATGAAAATGGGGCCCACCAGTGCCAACTGCAGTCCTCTGCGTGTGGTGTTTCTCACCACCGCCGAGGCCCGCGCGAGGCTGGTGCCTGCACTCAGTCCGGGCAATGTGGCCAAGACCGCGTCTGCGCCCGTCACCGCGCTGCTGGCGTGGGACACGCGCTTTTTCGAGCAGGCCACGCGCCTGTTCCCGCACAACCCGCAGCTCTACGATGGGTTTGCGAACAATGCCGAGCACGCCCATGCCACGGCGTTTCGCAATGCCACCTTGCAGGCGGGCTATTTTCTGCTTGCCGCGCGGGCCGTGGGTCTGGATTGCGGGCCGATGTCGGGGTTCAACGAAGCGTTGGTCAATTCCACCTTCTTTCCCGACGGACAATACCGCATCAATTTCTTGTGCAATCTCGGTTATGGAGACCCCGAGAAGCTGTTCGGCAGATTGCCGCGTCTGGCCTTCGAGGAGGCTTGCGAACTGCTCTGAGAGCGTGCCTCGGCTTCGCATGCGGAGCCGACTTTGTTCTAGAGTTTGAGCACTAATGGTGATATCTATTGATATTTTGTATTTTCTTATGTATTCTTGGTATACCAAACAAGAAATCAAGGAAGACAATGTATCGAACACTCGCCACAGTGGCTGCTGCAACCCTCGCACTGTGCGCCGCAAGCTCCGCTCTCGCACAGGGCAACTGGCCCAGCAAGCCCATCACCATCGTCGTGCCCTTCGGCGCGGGCGGCAACACCGATGTGATGGCGCGCATGGCAGCCGCCCATCTTGGCAAGGCGCTGGGCACCTCGGTGGTGGTGGACAACAAGCCCGGTGCGTCGGGCCTGATCGCCGCGCGTCAGGTGCTGGGTGCACCGGCTGACGGCCACACGCTGTTCATGGCGACGGCCACGCAGATCGTCACCGCGCCATTCGTGAACGCGAGCTTCAATTTCGATGCGCTCAAGGAATTCGCGCCGGTGGTCAACATTGGCGCCAACTCCTTTGTGCTGACCACGCGCTCCTCGTTGCCAGCCAAGAATGTGGGCGAGCTGATCACGTTGGCCAAGCAGACTCCCGGCAAGATCACTTATGGCAGCGGCGGCACAGGTGCGCTCACGCAGTTGTCGGCCTATCTTTTTGCCAAGCGGGCAGGCGTGGAGATGACCCACGTGCCCTACAAGGGCGGCGCGGCCGTGATGACCGATCTGATCGGCGGCCAGATCGATATGTATTCCGCCAGTCCGTCGGAAGTCATTCCGCAGATGAACAGCGGAAAGATTCGCCTGCTCGCCATCTCCAGCCCCACGCGCCTGAAGGAGTTGCCGAACGTGCCCACCATTGCCGAGACCTTTCCCGGCTATGAAGTGAGCACCTGGAACGGTCTGGTGGCCAAGGCCGGCACACCGCCCGAAGTGCTCGACCGCATCGCAAGCGAGGTCGCGAAGATGAAGGACGATCCGGCCATCGTCAAGAAACTCGAAGACATGGGCGTGGTGCCGATGTTCGTGACCCGTGCCGCCTTTGGCGCGCAGATCCAGCGCGAAGTGGACATGTGGGGCAAGGCCCTCAAGAACTCCGGCATCCAGGCCGATTGAAGCATCAAAGAGCAAGTGAAGGTGCGCAGCGACTGCTGTGCAGCATATTGAAAGCAAGGAACGAGACATGCAATGGTTTGGAATCGCCGCCTACGCGGCAAGCAATGGTGGTGAACGCGTGGGACTGGTGGTGGACGAGAAGGTCTACGACGCACAGGACGCTTTGAAGGCTTCGGGCCTGCAGTTGCCCGCCGATCTGGGCACGTTGCTCGCCCACTGGGAAAGCTCTGGCGCAATCGTCAAAGCGCTTGAAGACGCGGGCGCGGCCATCCGCAGCGGAAAGCTGGAGTTGCCCGTGCAGCGCGGCGCAATCGGCGTGCCCTACTCGCCCACGCGCATCTTCGCCACGGCATCGAACTACTACGAACACGCGGCTGAGATGGGCACCAAGCTGGCTGCACGCAGCGAGAGTACGCCCTACATTTTCATCAAGGCCGACAGCAGCATCACGGCAACCAAGACCGCCGTGGTGATGCCATCGAACACCATGAAGCTCGACTGGGAAGTGGAACTGGCCGTCATCATCGGCAAGGGCGGTCGCAACATCAGCGCTGCGAATGCATACGAGCACATCGCGGGCTACACCGTGATCAACGACGTGAGCGCGCGCGACCTCACACGCCGTTCGGACTATCCGTTCTCGCACGACTGGTTCCGCGGCAAGAGTTTTGACACCTTCGCGCCCATCGGCCCCTGGTTCGTGCCGCGCGACTGTCTGGGCGATCCGATGAAGCTACGCATGCAGCTCACGGTGAATGGCGAATCCATGCAGGACGCGCTGACAGAAGGCATGATTTTCAACATCGCCGAGCAGATCGAATACCTCTCCAGCATCCTCACGCTGCGCCCCGGCGACATGATCGCAACCGGCACGCCGACGGGGGTGGGCATGGGCAAGGGCATCTTCCTGAAGCCGGGCGACGTGATGGTCGCATCGGTCGAAGACATCGGCTCCATCGAAAACCACATCGTGGCCGCTGCACAATAACGGATCAGGAGCGAGCGCATCCATGCGCTCGCCAGGAGACAAGACGATGACGCAGACAGAAAAAAGCAAGCTCAGGCCGCGCCGACTCGGGCACATGGTGCTCATGGTGCGCGACATCCAGAAGTCGGCCAAGTTCTACACCGAGGTGCTGGGACTGGAAGTGTCGGACTGGATCGGTGAGAACATGGTGTTCCTGCGCGCAGGCACCGATCACCACGATCTCGCGCTCGCGCAATTGCCCGACCAGAACTCGCCCGACTACAACGACCTGCCGCGCTATTCGCGCCCTGGGCTCGAGCATTTCTCGTACCTGATCGACAGCGAGGAAGAGATGGAGCGCTCCGTGAAAGTGCTGCAGGAGCACGGCGTCGAGATCGTGCGCGGCATCGGTCGCCACGGCCCCGGCAACAACCTGTTCCTCGTCTTCAAGGACCCGGACGGCAACAACGTCGAGGTGTATTGCGACATGACCCAGATCCCGCAGGACGGCAAGCATCAGGCCGAAGTGTGGGAGCGCAATCTGGAGAGCTTCGACCAGTACCGGCTCGAGCGCTTCGTCGTGCCGCCGCCGGCACATCTGGTGGCGTCCAAGACGCAGAAGTAAAGCCTCTCAAAAATCAATGCGAGCGGAAGTTTCGGGGGACGTCATGTCCCCCGCTTTTGTTTGAGCGGGCAAGCCGTCGTCGAGGCAAAGCGTGCCTTCGGTACAGCATAGACATTCATCACAAAGCCACTACCTTACCCCTCGTCCACCCCCGCCGCATGTCGCAACACGCCCGGCGGCAGTTGCGCCATTTTCATGGTGAGCTTGCGCAGCGCCGTGGCGTTGGCATAGCCGACACGCTGGGCAACGGCTTCCAGCGGCAAATCGCCCTGTGCCAGCAAGCGCTGGGCGTGGCGCATGCGCACCGTGTTGACGAGTTGCAGCGGTGCAAGCCCCGTGCTGGCGGCGATGCGGCGTGACAGGGTGCGCGCCGTCATGCCCAGCGCATCGGCCGCGTCAGCAATGGTGGGGATGTGGGGCAGGCGCGCTTCGATCAGGGCTTCAAAGCGCATGGCCGTGTCGTCGCCCGCGCCGCGCATATGTTCCCACACGCGGTAGCGCGCCTGACTGCTGCGGCTGTCCACCAGCAGGTATTGCATGACGCGTTGTGCCACGGCTTCGCCCTCTTGGCCGCCGATGGAGGCTTGCACCAGGTGCAGCATCAAATCGGCCTGGGCCATGGCGGCACCAGCGCTGGTGATGCGGCCATCTTCCACCAGCATGCGGTTTTCATCCAACTGGGCCTTGGGAAACTGACGGCGCACAAAATCGCCCAGACGCCAGTGCGTGGTGGCGCGCCGCCCATCCAGCAAACCCGCCATGCCCAGCAGCAGCACACCCGAGCAGGAAGCGGCCACACGTCCTCCCGCTGCGTAGTGCCGCGCAGCCAACTGAGCGTAGGCCGTGGCGTCGGGTGCAGCCATGCGCGCCTGCAAGCGCTCTTGCGCATAACGTTCGTTGATGTTGCCCTGTCCGGCCGCGCTGTAACCGGGGACATCCCCATCCAGCCCAATGCCGGGGATGACCAGCACCGATTGCGGCGACAGGCGCAAGCCCGCCAGCGGCGTTGCGGACATCGACATGCCGCTGGACAAAGCCACCTGCGACGCGAAGCTGGCGACCTGCCAATCCACGCTGCCAGTCGGCGCGCCGCAACGCCTGGCAAAGCTCAGAATGTCGAGGCTGGCACCTACGCTACCGGCCAGAACACCTTCTGGCACCAGGATAGTAAAACTGGTCATTGCTAGTCTAATTTGGATGTTTATTGCACATTTCAGACAAGCACTCTAGCATGGCCCACAAAACAATCCTTTCGAGACAGGCCATGACTGCAGAGACACCAACACGAGCACCAACACCCGCTCCCAGCCCTGCGACGGCGCAGACAACGGCCAGCACAATCCGCCATCCGTTCGCCATCGCGCTCGCCTTGTCGCTGGGTGCCGCCGTGGCGCTGGGGATTTCGCGTTTTTCGTATGGCTTGCTGCTGCCGCCCATGCGCGATGACCTCGGTTGGTCGTATCTGCTGGCGGGCAGCATGAACACCGCCAACGCCCTGGGCTACTTTGGCGGCGCGCTGCTCACGCCGTGGCTGATGCGGCGTTTTGGCGCTTGGCGTCTGCTGATGGTGGGTTCTGTTTTGGCAGGTGCCTTCATGCTGGCGTCAGGTGCCATCACCGATACGGGAGCGTTGATGGTGCAGCGCGTGCTTGCGGGTGCGGCGAGTGCCTTGGTCTTCATAGCAGGTGGCGTGCTTGCAGCGCGCCTGGGCAGCATGTTTGCCACGAATGCGGGCTTTTTGATTGGCCTGTACTACGGCGGCACGGGTATTGGCATTGCGCTGTCGGCCTTGCTGGTACCCGCCAGTTTGGGCGCTGCACATGCGCAAGGCGTGGCGCACAGTTGGCAATGGCCATGGCTGGCCTTGGGGTTGGCCTGCTTTGTGGCGGCTGCTGCCATGGCGTGGCCCGCGCGGCAGATTGGCGAGCCCACCCGTGCGCAGGCAGGCAGCAGCCAGTTTGCGCTGCGTGATTTTGGCTTTGGTCTGGGCGGCTATTTCATGTTTGGCGCGGGCTATATCGGCTACATGACCTTTGTCGTCGCCTTGCTCAAGCAGCAAGGCATGTCGCCCACACGCATCACCGTGTTCTACGCGCTGCTGGGCGTAGCTGTTCTGGTCAGCTCGCGCATCTGGGCACGCATGCTCGACTACTTCAAGGGCGGGCAGTCGCTCGCCATCCTGAACCTGGTGCTGGCCGTGGTCACCATCTTGCCCGCGCTCACGGCATGGGTGCCGGTGGTGTTTGTGTCAGGCATGGTGTTTGGCGCGGTGTTTTTGTCGGTCGTGGCATCGACCACGACGCTGGTGCGCCACAACCTCCCACCAAGCGCATGGCCTGCGGGCATCAGCGCTTTCACCACCGTGTTTGCGCTCGGCCAGATCATCGGCCCGACGCTGGTCGGTTGGGTCGCCGACGGCGAGGGCGGACTCGAGCGCGGACTGGTGGTATCGGCGGCTTGCTTGCTGCTGGGGGCGGTGTTGGGGTGGCAGCAGAAGGCCTTGAATGTTTGATGGCAACGACTGCTTGCGGTCATCAAACAGAGGGGGTTTCTTGAGATTGGCGAAATCGAACTTTTCGATCAAGATAAGCGCAATCCATCTCTATGGATTTGGGAAGCGAACTCATCTACTGTCTGCGGTCGACGCGCAGAATTACCGGCTGCGTCCAAGCCGATGAGTTCATGTCCATCCATTTGCGACCTCAGGAAATCCCCGATGCCCTATCCGCCAGTTTTAGATGCAAGCCTCGTTGGGTCATATCCAGCTGCTGCCAAGGCAGGGGGCGGCTACGTGTGGGATGCTGTACTCGAATACCG
The window above is part of the Diaphorobacter sp. HDW4B genome. Proteins encoded here:
- a CDS encoding fumarylacetoacetate hydrolase family protein; the encoded protein is MQWFGIAAYAASNGGERVGLVVDEKVYDAQDALKASGLQLPADLGTLLAHWESSGAIVKALEDAGAAIRSGKLELPVQRGAIGVPYSPTRIFATASNYYEHAAEMGTKLAARSESTPYIFIKADSSITATKTAVVMPSNTMKLDWEVELAVIIGKGGRNISAANAYEHIAGYTVINDVSARDLTRRSDYPFSHDWFRGKSFDTFAPIGPWFVPRDCLGDPMKLRMQLTVNGESMQDALTEGMIFNIAEQIEYLSSILTLRPGDMIATGTPTGVGMGKGIFLKPGDVMVASVEDIGSIENHIVAAAQ
- a CDS encoding VOC family protein, which codes for MTQTEKSKLRPRRLGHMVLMVRDIQKSAKFYTEVLGLEVSDWIGENMVFLRAGTDHHDLALAQLPDQNSPDYNDLPRYSRPGLEHFSYLIDSEEEMERSVKVLQEHGVEIVRGIGRHGPGNNLFLVFKDPDGNNVEVYCDMTQIPQDGKHQAEVWERNLESFDQYRLERFVVPPPAHLVASKTQK
- a CDS encoding GlxA family transcriptional regulator, with product MTSFTILVPEGVLAGSVGASLDILSFARRCGAPTGSVDWQVASFASQVALSSGMSMSATPLAGLRLSPQSVLVIPGIGLDGDVPGYSAAGQGNINERYAQERLQARMAAPDATAYAQLAARHYAAGGRVAASCSGVLLLGMAGLLDGRRATTHWRLGDFVRRQFPKAQLDENRMLVEDGRITSAGAAMAQADLMLHLVQASIGGQEGEAVAQRVMQYLLVDSRSSQARYRVWEHMRGAGDDTAMRFEALIEARLPHIPTIADAADALGMTARTLSRRIAASTGLAPLQLVNTVRMRHAQRLLAQGDLPLEAVAQRVGYANATALRKLTMKMAQLPPGVLRHAAGVDEG
- a CDS encoding YbfB/YjiJ family MFS transporter, encoding MTAETPTRAPTPAPSPATAQTTASTIRHPFAIALALSLGAAVALGISRFSYGLLLPPMRDDLGWSYLLAGSMNTANALGYFGGALLTPWLMRRFGAWRLLMVGSVLAGAFMLASGAITDTGALMVQRVLAGAASALVFIAGGVLAARLGSMFATNAGFLIGLYYGGTGIGIALSALLVPASLGAAHAQGVAHSWQWPWLALGLACFVAAAAMAWPARQIGEPTRAQAGSSQFALRDFGFGLGGYFMFGAGYIGYMTFVVALLKQQGMSPTRITVFYALLGVAVLVSSRIWARMLDYFKGGQSLAILNLVLAVVTILPALTAWVPVVFVSGMVFGAVFLSVVASTTTLVRHNLPPSAWPAGISAFTTVFALGQIIGPTLVGWVADGEGGLERGLVVSAACLLLGAVLGWQQKALNV